One window from the genome of Diceros bicornis minor isolate mBicDic1 chromosome 1, mDicBic1.mat.cur, whole genome shotgun sequence encodes:
- the PCBD2 gene encoding pterin-4-alpha-carbinolamine dehydratase 2 isoform X2, protein MSRVALQAEKMNHHPEWFNVYNKVQITLTSHDCGGLTKRDVKLAKFIEKAAASV, encoded by the exons ATGTCCCGAGTTGCCCTACAAGCAGAGAAGATGAATCATCACCCCGAATGGTTCAATGTGTACAACAAG gTCCAGATAACTCTCACCTCGCATGACTGTGGTGGACTGACCAAAAGAGATGTGAAActggccaagtttattgaaaaagCAGCTGCTTCTGTGTGA